A part of Halobacillus shinanisalinarum genomic DNA contains:
- a CDS encoding nucleoside recognition domain-containing protein translates to MIGILERGLKKGLQLTWTLGKVIFPVTLIVTILQFTPILPWVIGKLEPLMGWLGLSGEAAVPLVLGNFLNLYAGIAAIISFDFTVKEVLILAIMLSFSHNLLIESTVAKRVGVSWWFVAGVRLSLAFVSAFLINTFWKGGQEQAVYGFAPEQQATPEGWTEIIIHGIQTAMMGIVQLALIVIPLMIFMQYLRERGWLDRFSEWVAPATRFLGMERNTSMTLVAGLTIGLAYGAGLMIQAVEEDGVSRKDMYLAILFLVSCHAVVEDTLIFIPLGIPVWPLLLIRLLTAIVLTASVGLVLNRLQRERKETSNEHTYDTF, encoded by the coding sequence ATGATAGGCATCCTAGAGCGTGGACTAAAAAAAGGCTTACAGCTTACGTGGACATTAGGGAAAGTGATATTTCCCGTCACCCTCATCGTAACGATCCTTCAGTTCACGCCCATTCTTCCATGGGTAATCGGAAAACTAGAGCCGTTGATGGGCTGGTTAGGACTCTCCGGTGAAGCGGCTGTCCCACTCGTCCTTGGAAACTTTCTAAACCTGTACGCGGGAATTGCTGCGATTATTTCGTTTGATTTTACCGTGAAGGAAGTGTTAATTTTAGCGATTATGCTATCCTTTTCACACAACCTCTTAATTGAGTCGACCGTTGCGAAAAGGGTGGGTGTAAGCTGGTGGTTTGTTGCAGGAGTAAGGCTCAGCCTAGCTTTTGTATCTGCTTTTCTTATTAACACGTTTTGGAAAGGTGGTCAGGAGCAAGCCGTTTACGGTTTTGCTCCCGAGCAGCAGGCTACACCTGAGGGCTGGACTGAGATTATTATACATGGTATTCAGACAGCTATGATGGGAATTGTTCAATTGGCACTTATCGTTATTCCATTGATGATCTTTATGCAATATTTACGAGAAAGAGGCTGGCTCGATCGGTTTTCGGAGTGGGTGGCACCAGCGACTCGCTTCCTTGGAATGGAACGCAACACCTCTATGACGCTTGTTGCCGGCCTAACGATCGGATTGGCTTATGGGGCGGGTCTAATGATTCAAGCGGTAGAAGAGGATGGCGTTTCTAGAAAAGATATGTATTTGGCTATTTTATTTCTAGTTTCATGTCATGCGGTCGTGGAGGACACGTTGATCTTTATTCCGCTTGGGATACCTGTTTGGCCGCTGCTTTTGATTCGTTTGTTAACAGCGATCGTGTTGACGGCTTCTGTTGGATTAGTATTAAATAGGTTACAGCGTGAGAGAAAGGAAACTTCTAATGAGCATACGTACGATACTTTTTGA
- the glpK gene encoding glycerol kinase GlpK, with the protein MEKYILSIDQGTTSSRAMLFNHDGEIVETAQKEFEQYFPKPGWVEHDANEIWTSVLACMADVLTKADVEAEQIAGIGITNQRETTVVWDRNTGKPIYRALVWQSRQTQEICNDLREQGLNDMFRDKTGLLLDPYFSGTKVKWILDHVDGAREKAANGELMFGTIDTWLVYKLSGKKEHVTDYSNASRTLMYNIYDLEWDEELLDILGVPKSMLPEVKPSSEVYAHTVDYHFFGSSIPIAGIAGDQQAALFGQACFEKGMAKNTYGTGGFMLMNTAEEAVRSDQGLLTTLAWGVGDKVEYALEGSIFVSGSAIQWLRDGLNLIESSKQSESIAGEVDSTDGVYVVPAFVGLGTPYWDSEARGAVFGLTRGTKKSHFVRATLESLAYQAKDVVDAMVEDSGIELKKLRVDGGAVKNDLLMQFQSDLLNVPVERPKINETTALGAAYLAGLAVDFWKDQKEISKQWYVEKDFDPQMNEEKSAELYEGWQKAVEAARVFKL; encoded by the coding sequence GTGGAAAAATATATTTTATCCATTGACCAGGGAACGACGAGTTCGCGTGCGATGTTATTTAACCATGACGGGGAAATTGTCGAGACAGCACAAAAGGAGTTTGAACAATACTTTCCTAAGCCAGGCTGGGTTGAGCATGATGCCAACGAAATTTGGACGTCTGTGTTAGCTTGTATGGCGGATGTGCTTACCAAAGCAGATGTGGAAGCCGAACAAATCGCTGGGATAGGGATTACGAATCAGCGGGAAACGACGGTTGTCTGGGATCGTAATACAGGAAAACCGATTTATAGAGCTCTTGTCTGGCAATCTCGTCAGACTCAGGAGATTTGCAACGATCTTCGTGAGCAAGGCTTAAATGATATGTTCCGTGATAAAACAGGTTTGCTGCTGGATCCTTATTTTTCCGGCACAAAAGTGAAATGGATTCTTGACCATGTGGATGGTGCCCGGGAGAAAGCAGCCAATGGTGAGCTAATGTTCGGAACTATTGATACATGGCTCGTCTATAAGCTATCGGGGAAGAAAGAGCATGTGACGGATTATTCTAATGCGTCAAGAACCCTTATGTACAATATTTATGACCTGGAGTGGGATGAGGAGCTGCTTGATATTTTAGGTGTCCCAAAGAGCATGCTTCCTGAAGTGAAGCCTTCTTCAGAAGTGTATGCCCATACAGTCGATTATCATTTCTTCGGCAGCAGCATTCCAATTGCCGGGATTGCAGGTGATCAACAAGCTGCGCTCTTCGGACAAGCTTGTTTTGAAAAGGGGATGGCTAAAAACACTTATGGTACAGGCGGGTTTATGCTGATGAATACGGCTGAGGAAGCGGTGCGTTCTGATCAAGGGCTTCTGACTACGCTTGCCTGGGGTGTCGGCGATAAAGTAGAATACGCCCTTGAGGGAAGTATTTTCGTGTCAGGATCCGCGATTCAATGGCTCCGTGACGGTCTAAATTTGATAGAGTCCTCTAAGCAAAGTGAAAGCATTGCAGGTGAGGTGGATTCGACTGACGGCGTGTATGTTGTTCCAGCATTTGTCGGGCTTGGCACCCCGTATTGGGACAGTGAAGCTCGCGGAGCCGTGTTCGGATTAACTAGAGGAACGAAAAAGTCTCACTTTGTCCGTGCTACTCTTGAATCATTGGCTTATCAAGCGAAGGATGTCGTTGATGCAATGGTAGAGGATTCCGGGATTGAATTGAAGAAACTGCGTGTTGATGGCGGGGCAGTCAAAAATGACCTGCTAATGCAGTTTCAAAGTGATTTGCTGAACGTACCTGTCGAACGCCCGAAAATAAATGAAACGACAGCACTTGGAGCAGCCTATTTAGCTGGTCTGGCCGTAGACTTCTGGAAAGATCAGAAAGAAATCTCTAAGCAATGGTATGTGGAGAAGGATTTTGATCCACAAATGAACGAAGAGAAAAGCGCTGAACTTTATGAAGGCTGGCAAAAAGCAGTAGAGGCTGCACGCGTTTTTAAGTTATAA
- a CDS encoding DUF4097 family beta strand repeat-containing protein, giving the protein MNEERMRILTMIEKGTITAEEGAKLLNAVEEKKTNKNKSTNSSKKKYGLKDFVGEAVDKIKNVDFDLSFGESAEFHHHFETEADFHDIDASIANGSLEIEPWQETHVRAEYKVKVYQVEEVGEAKEKFLADHQFEANNNLLRIASPSKKVKAFVKLYLPQKNYEFIKVKLSNGSITSTTIDAEHFHLKTANGSIQLKGAQGEVSKLSTGNGSITVSDSKFETCETETVNGSMTLNGQFGKNEASTISGAISVVNSGSHAHTGFFKTVKGNIAVTLPPHKRIDGRLKSSVGSLNCELDNYKILNNKKEVMSKELQFEAHEEYEPAYHLEAETKTGSVTIRNPRL; this is encoded by the coding sequence ATGAATGAAGAACGTATGAGAATATTGACAATGATTGAAAAAGGAACGATTACCGCGGAAGAAGGGGCCAAACTTCTTAATGCTGTGGAGGAAAAGAAGACGAATAAGAACAAATCAACCAATTCGAGTAAAAAGAAATACGGGTTAAAAGATTTTGTTGGAGAGGCCGTTGATAAAATTAAAAATGTCGACTTTGATTTATCTTTCGGGGAATCCGCTGAATTTCATCACCACTTTGAAACAGAAGCTGATTTTCATGACATCGATGCCTCCATTGCGAACGGATCATTGGAAATTGAACCATGGCAAGAGACACATGTTCGCGCGGAGTATAAAGTTAAGGTCTACCAGGTCGAAGAGGTGGGAGAGGCTAAAGAAAAGTTTCTTGCCGATCATCAATTTGAGGCGAACAATAATTTGCTTCGAATTGCCAGTCCATCCAAAAAAGTAAAAGCCTTTGTAAAGCTTTATTTGCCGCAGAAGAATTACGAATTTATTAAGGTGAAGTTATCGAATGGTTCGATTACTTCCACTACGATTGATGCTGAACATTTCCACCTTAAAACAGCTAACGGCTCTATTCAGCTGAAAGGGGCTCAAGGGGAAGTCAGTAAACTTTCAACGGGGAATGGTTCGATCACAGTAAGCGATAGTAAGTTTGAAACGTGTGAAACGGAAACCGTTAATGGAAGCATGACATTAAATGGTCAATTTGGTAAAAATGAAGCGTCCACTATTTCAGGAGCTATTAGCGTCGTTAATAGTGGCAGCCATGCTCATACAGGCTTTTTCAAAACGGTTAAGGGCAATATTGCTGTTACACTGCCGCCTCATAAAAGGATAGATGGAAGGCTTAAGTCTTCAGTTGGAAGCCTGAATTGTGAACTTGATAACTATAAAATTCTGAATAACAAAAAAGAAGTCATGAGTAAGGAGCTGCAATTTGAGGCACACGAGGAGTATGAACCTGCGTATCATTTAGAAGCAGAAACAAAAACGGGTTCTGTCACGATTAGAAATCCTCGCTTGTAA
- the hprK gene encoding HPr(Ser) kinase/phosphatase translates to MSKVRTEQLLEQFNIELVAGEDGIHREIHMSDISRPGVEMTGYFKFYPKDRLQLLGKTELSYFNELTHEQRMDRAERLCTDITPGIVITRGMDIPKELHVAAKEAAVPLMRSPHKTTRVISRLTNFLETKFAPFTAIHGVLVDIYGIGVLITGQSGVGKSETALELVKRGHRLVADDSVEIRQEDYDTLIGNSPPLIEHLLEIRGLGIINVMTLFGAGAVRNFKRITLVINLEIWDKNKQYDRLGLEEETMKVMDVEIPKATIPVRPGRNLAVIIEVAAMNFRLKRMGVNAAEEFSERLTKVIDEDQTNEE, encoded by the coding sequence ATGAGCAAAGTGAGAACAGAACAACTGCTTGAGCAGTTTAACATTGAGCTAGTTGCTGGGGAAGATGGCATTCACCGAGAAATACATATGAGTGATATATCCCGCCCTGGTGTAGAAATGACGGGGTACTTTAAATTTTACCCGAAGGATCGCCTGCAATTATTAGGAAAGACAGAGCTATCGTATTTTAATGAACTTACACATGAGCAGCGTATGGATCGTGCTGAGCGTTTATGTACAGATATAACACCTGGAATCGTGATAACGAGAGGGATGGATATTCCCAAGGAGCTTCATGTGGCAGCAAAAGAAGCCGCTGTTCCATTAATGAGATCCCCACATAAAACGACAAGGGTTATCAGCCGCTTGACTAATTTTCTAGAAACGAAATTTGCCCCGTTTACTGCCATCCACGGAGTGCTTGTAGATATTTATGGGATTGGAGTATTAATTACAGGGCAAAGTGGTGTCGGTAAAAGTGAGACAGCCTTAGAACTTGTAAAACGCGGACATCGGTTAGTAGCTGATGATAGTGTTGAGATCAGGCAGGAAGATTATGATACGTTAATTGGGAATAGCCCTCCGCTCATCGAACACTTACTTGAGATCCGCGGACTTGGAATCATTAATGTGATGACATTATTCGGGGCAGGGGCTGTGCGGAACTTTAAACGGATCACCCTTGTGATTAACCTTGAGATTTGGGATAAAAACAAGCAGTATGATCGACTGGGACTTGAAGAAGAGACCATGAAAGTCATGGATGTTGAGATTCCTAAAGCAACGATCCCTGTACGTCCTGGCCGTAACTTAGCCGTCATTATTGAGGTGGCAGCAATGAATTTCAGATTGAAGCGTATGGGCGTTAACGCTGCAGAGGAATTTTCTGAACGCTTAACTAAAGTCATTGATGAAGATCAAACGAATGAAGAGTAA
- the bshB2 gene encoding bacillithiol biosynthesis deacetylase BshB2: MSKQHVVVIFPHPDDESFGASGTISKFRAEGIPVTYLCGTLGEMGRNMGNPVFANRETLSSFRKKELTEAAKQLDIDVELLGYRDKTLEFEPREEVADYLQQKIEALQASLVITHYPGYAVHPDHDALGAAVVAAVEKIDRESRPEIWMHAISNQHEDDLGKPDIIFDIAPYWEQKLAAISAHLSQADGMMSLIEIHDKKHEQTERLKMERFYKWTFS; this comes from the coding sequence ATGAGTAAGCAGCACGTCGTTGTTATCTTTCCGCACCCGGACGATGAATCATTCGGTGCCTCTGGTACGATTTCTAAATTTCGAGCAGAAGGCATTCCAGTGACTTATTTATGTGGAACGCTTGGTGAAATGGGCAGAAATATGGGCAACCCCGTTTTTGCTAATCGTGAGACACTGTCATCTTTTCGCAAAAAAGAATTAACCGAAGCGGCTAAACAACTCGATATAGACGTTGAGTTGCTAGGGTATCGTGATAAAACCTTAGAGTTTGAACCGAGGGAAGAGGTGGCTGACTACTTGCAGCAAAAGATAGAGGCGTTGCAGGCAAGCTTAGTCATCACACATTATCCCGGTTATGCGGTCCATCCAGACCACGATGCGTTAGGGGCCGCGGTTGTAGCCGCTGTTGAAAAAATCGATAGGGAATCGCGTCCGGAAATATGGATGCACGCCATTTCCAACCAGCACGAAGATGATCTTGGAAAACCTGATATTATTTTTGATATCGCACCATACTGGGAACAGAAATTAGCAGCCATTTCAGCACATTTATCACAAGCAGATGGCATGATGAGCTTAATAGAAATTCATGATAAGAAACACGAGCAAACGGAGCGTTTGAAAATGGAACGCTTTTATAAGTGGACGTTTTCTTAA
- a CDS encoding acyltransferase codes for MRNTKRYRVNGGNSLWHIYRTVPFLKVVKNFIIIQVARYMPLLRVKNWLYRTFLRMKIGDETAFALMVMLDIMFPEKISVGQNSVIGYNTTILAHEYLIKEYRLGDVKIGDEVMIGANTTILPGVHIGDGAIVSAGTLVHQDVPAGSFVGGNPMRLIYTKEEMDERAKRDQFFKDEV; via the coding sequence ATGCGTAATACAAAGCGTTACCGAGTAAATGGAGGAAATTCCCTGTGGCACATATATAGGACAGTGCCGTTCTTAAAAGTGGTTAAAAACTTTATTATCATACAGGTCGCAAGGTATATGCCTTTATTACGAGTGAAAAATTGGTTATACCGCACGTTCCTTCGTATGAAAATTGGGGATGAAACAGCATTTGCTCTCATGGTCATGCTGGATATTATGTTTCCTGAGAAAATTTCCGTAGGTCAGAATTCTGTAATTGGTTACAATACTACGATTTTAGCGCATGAATATTTAATAAAAGAATATCGCTTAGGCGATGTGAAAATTGGGGATGAGGTGATGATTGGTGCTAATACCACCATCCTTCCTGGTGTTCATATTGGTGACGGAGCGATTGTTTCAGCAGGCACTCTTGTCCATCAAGATGTGCCTGCTGGTTCATTTGTAGGCGGGAACCCCATGAGACTTATTTACACGAAAGAAGAAATGGACGAGCGTGCTAAGCGTGATCAATTTTTTAAGGACGAGGTGTAG
- a CDS encoding glycerol-3-phosphate responsive antiterminator → MTINQRILPAIKHMKEFESLLESTSEYIILLDTRLGLLKKIVNAGQKAGKKVLIHVDLVQGLKADDYGMEFLGREVKPDGVISTRSTVIQRAKKYELITVQRLFLIDSQAIEHNVQIIKKAQPDYVEVLPGILPGMIQEVKDRLGVPVIAGGLIRTMEEVDEAIQSGASAVTTSRTELWKF, encoded by the coding sequence GTGACGATTAATCAACGGATTTTGCCTGCTATTAAGCATATGAAAGAATTTGAATCTCTACTTGAATCCACATCGGAGTACATTATTTTACTTGATACTCGTCTTGGACTGCTGAAAAAAATAGTAAATGCTGGCCAAAAGGCTGGCAAAAAGGTTCTAATCCATGTTGATTTAGTCCAAGGATTAAAGGCAGATGATTATGGGATGGAGTTTCTCGGCAGGGAAGTTAAACCGGATGGGGTGATTTCGACAAGGTCCACTGTGATTCAACGTGCGAAAAAGTATGAGTTAATTACAGTGCAGCGTTTATTCCTTATTGATAGTCAAGCCATCGAACACAACGTCCAAATAATAAAAAAAGCACAGCCAGATTATGTAGAAGTTTTGCCTGGAATATTACCGGGAATGATACAAGAAGTTAAAGATCGATTAGGTGTTCCGGTCATAGCAGGCGGGCTGATTCGTACTATGGAGGAAGTAGATGAAGCGATCCAATCAGGCGCTTCAGCTGTTACTACCTCTCGTACAGAGCTTTGGAAGTTTTAG
- the lgt gene encoding prolipoprotein diacylglyceryl transferase, producing MACTPEALDRVLLQLGPLSIYWYGVIIATGAFLGLWLATKESERIGLKKDYMVDIVVYAIPVAIVCARIYYVLFEWDRYVGGPWWDVFAIWEGGIAIHGALIGSVLTAYIYTKLKGISFWMMTDIAAPSIILGQAIGRWGNFMNQEAHGGPVSESFYNNYMQYLPDFINQQMCIGGTVYHPTFLYESLWNIAGFIFLLILRHKFNPRRGEVFLSYVIWYSVGRFFIEGMRTDSLYLFGEIRTAQLISVVLVVGATALMIYRRKKGLANKYYNGKKVK from the coding sequence GTGGCTTGTACACCTGAAGCACTAGACCGTGTATTATTACAACTAGGACCATTATCCATTTATTGGTACGGTGTGATTATAGCAACTGGAGCGTTTCTTGGACTATGGCTGGCAACAAAAGAGTCTGAGCGAATTGGCTTGAAAAAGGATTACATGGTAGATATCGTTGTTTATGCGATTCCTGTTGCGATTGTATGCGCGCGTATTTACTATGTACTGTTTGAATGGGATCGCTACGTTGGTGGCCCGTGGTGGGACGTTTTTGCTATTTGGGAAGGCGGTATTGCCATTCATGGTGCATTAATTGGGTCTGTTTTAACGGCTTATATTTATACAAAACTAAAAGGCATATCATTTTGGATGATGACCGATATTGCTGCACCCAGCATTATTTTAGGTCAAGCCATTGGCCGCTGGGGTAACTTTATGAACCAGGAAGCACATGGTGGCCCAGTTTCTGAGAGTTTTTATAACAACTATATGCAATACTTACCCGATTTTATTAATCAGCAAATGTGTATTGGCGGAACGGTCTATCATCCAACCTTCTTATATGAATCACTGTGGAATATTGCCGGTTTCATATTCTTATTGATCTTAAGACATAAATTTAACCCGCGTCGTGGGGAAGTATTTCTGAGCTATGTGATTTGGTATTCTGTGGGACGCTTCTTTATTGAAGGAATGCGTACAGACAGCCTGTATTTGTTTGGTGAAATTCGTACAGCCCAATTGATCTCAGTTGTACTTGTGGTAGGAGCGACTGCACTTATGATTTACCGACGCAAAAAAGGGTTAGCGAATAAATATTACAACGGTAAAAAAGTAAAATAG
- a CDS encoding phage holin family protein, giving the protein MKNWLLHILVNAVAIVVVGALFTSVSIDGFGGALLAALILSILNAIVRPILVVLTLPITVVTLGLFLFIVNAITLAMTDAFLGSTFEITSFGMTIVAAIVISLINLVLNSFIKE; this is encoded by the coding sequence TTGAAAAACTGGCTATTACACATTCTGGTGAATGCGGTGGCAATCGTTGTAGTAGGAGCGTTATTTACTTCAGTGTCGATTGACGGGTTTGGCGGTGCTTTACTTGCTGCCCTTATTTTGTCAATATTGAATGCGATTGTCCGTCCGATACTAGTGGTCCTAACTCTGCCGATCACAGTAGTAACACTTGGTTTGTTTCTATTTATCGTTAACGCGATCACATTAGCAATGACAGATGCCTTTCTAGGAAGCACATTTGAGATCACCAGCTTCGGGATGACGATTGTTGCTGCCATTGTCATTTCACTGATTAATCTAGTGCTGAACAGCTTTATTAAAGAATGA
- a CDS encoding YojF family protein — protein sequence MKVIEQSVVQEKINQLANQAVYVHLETTNGAYASHFDEKAYNVGAFIRNAQVTYQHGKIVSTGGSYRVGLKLELGWVYAEGVTDYEIDDLGRLLLAGHDREGRLMVALEISKSPFSHEAELHE from the coding sequence ATGAAAGTGATCGAACAGTCAGTTGTTCAAGAAAAAATCAATCAGCTTGCGAACCAAGCTGTTTATGTACATTTAGAAACAACAAATGGCGCCTATGCCAGCCATTTTGATGAGAAAGCATACAATGTAGGTGCTTTTATTCGTAATGCTCAGGTTACTTATCAGCATGGCAAAATTGTAAGCACAGGCGGTTCTTACCGGGTAGGATTGAAGCTTGAGCTGGGCTGGGTTTACGCAGAAGGTGTTACGGACTATGAAATTGATGACCTGGGACGCCTGCTGCTAGCCGGTCATGATCGGGAAGGCCGCTTAATGGTTGCCCTGGAAATTAGCAAATCTCCTTTTTCTCATGAGGCGGAGCTACATGAGTAA
- the ppaX gene encoding pyrophosphatase PpaX, with amino-acid sequence MSIRTILFDLDGTLIDTNELIIASFTHTIEYYGKRPFNREEIINFIGPPLKDSMRQIDADRVEELIEIYRSHNLANHDDYVTAYDGVVETIQSLKEQGFRLGVVTTKMRQTVNMGLELAGLDGMFETVITLDDVTNAKPHPEPIAKALEALDSQASEALMVGDSTHDIEAGKNAGTKTAGVAWTVKGSAVLDELNPDYMLTNMRDLLDIMGG; translated from the coding sequence ATGAGCATACGTACGATACTTTTTGATTTAGATGGAACATTAATTGATACGAACGAGTTGATTATCGCTTCGTTCACTCATACGATTGAGTATTATGGCAAGCGTCCCTTCAACCGGGAAGAGATTATCAACTTTATCGGACCACCGTTAAAAGATAGTATGAGGCAGATTGATGCTGATCGTGTGGAGGAGTTGATTGAGATATATCGTTCCCACAATCTTGCGAACCATGATGATTATGTTACCGCCTATGACGGAGTGGTTGAGACGATTCAGTCGTTAAAAGAGCAAGGTTTTCGTTTAGGTGTAGTGACGACGAAAATGCGTCAAACTGTCAATATGGGGCTAGAACTTGCAGGACTAGACGGAATGTTTGAAACGGTTATAACGCTCGATGATGTAACAAATGCAAAACCGCATCCCGAGCCGATTGCTAAAGCTCTTGAGGCACTAGATTCCCAAGCTTCTGAAGCATTAATGGTGGGAGATAGTACGCACGATATTGAAGCAGGTAAAAATGCGGGGACAAAGACGGCTGGTGTAGCTTGGACCGTTAAAGGCTCGGCAGTATTGGATGAGCTTAATCCTGATTATATGTTGACGAATATGAGGGACTTACTGGACATTATGGGAGGATAA
- the uvrB gene encoding excinuclease ABC subunit UvrB, whose product METENQFELVSDYKPQGDQPRAIKELVEGIERGEKHQTLLGATGTGKTFTMSNVIEQVNKPTLIIAHNKTLAGQLYSEFKEFFPNNAVEYFVSFYDYYQPEAYVPQTDTFIEKDSNINDEIDKLRHSATTSLFERNDVIVVASVSCIYGLGSPEEYSSQVLSIRQGMERDRDELLRLLVDIQYARNDIDFQRGTFRVRGDSVEIIPASKEEHAIRVEFFGDEIDRIREIDVLTGEIVGEREHVAIFPASHFVTREQKLKKAIENIEKEMHARVKELKDQNKLLEAQRLEQRTNYDLEMMNEMGFCSGIENYSRHLTFREEGAMPYTLLDYFPDDFLIMADESHVMLPQIRGMYNGDRARKQVLVDHGFRLPSALDNRPLTFGEFEKHINLITYVSATPGNYELDHTEKLTEQIIRPTGLLDPEIEIRPIHGQIDDLVGEINKRSERNERVLVTTLTKRMSEDLSDYLKDLGIKVAYLHSEIKTFERIEIIRDLRLGKYDVLVGINLLREGLDIPEVSLVTILDADKEGFLRSDRSLIQTIGRAARNQNGIVIMYADKTTKSMQYAIDETYRRREKQIAYNEKHGITPKTINKQIRDVIQVTKVAEDSTTYGTEKKPSEMSKKERGELVDNLETEMKQAAKDLDFERAAELRDIVLELKAEG is encoded by the coding sequence ATGGAAACGGAGAATCAATTTGAATTAGTATCTGATTATAAGCCACAAGGGGACCAGCCTAGAGCGATAAAGGAACTGGTCGAAGGAATAGAGCGCGGCGAGAAGCACCAGACTCTACTTGGCGCAACAGGGACAGGGAAAACATTTACCATGTCCAATGTTATTGAACAAGTGAACAAACCCACATTGATTATTGCCCACAATAAAACATTGGCAGGTCAATTATATAGTGAGTTTAAGGAATTTTTCCCAAACAATGCAGTCGAGTACTTTGTTAGTTTCTATGATTACTATCAGCCGGAAGCTTATGTGCCGCAAACGGATACGTTTATTGAAAAAGACTCCAATATTAACGATGAAATTGATAAACTGCGTCACTCGGCAACAACCTCCTTATTTGAGCGGAACGATGTCATCGTTGTTGCAAGTGTTTCTTGTATTTATGGGTTAGGTTCTCCGGAAGAATACAGCAGTCAAGTGCTATCTATCCGTCAAGGTATGGAACGTGATCGTGATGAATTGCTTAGACTCCTCGTAGATATCCAATATGCGAGAAACGACATCGACTTTCAACGCGGAACCTTTCGCGTCCGCGGGGACTCGGTGGAGATCATTCCGGCGTCAAAAGAAGAGCATGCGATACGTGTTGAGTTTTTTGGTGATGAAATTGATCGGATTCGTGAGATTGATGTTCTTACAGGAGAAATTGTTGGAGAACGAGAGCATGTAGCGATTTTCCCGGCATCACACTTCGTAACGAGGGAACAAAAGTTAAAAAAGGCGATTGAAAATATAGAGAAAGAAATGCACGCAAGAGTGAAAGAACTTAAGGATCAGAATAAGTTGCTGGAAGCACAGCGCTTAGAGCAAAGGACGAATTACGATTTAGAAATGATGAATGAAATGGGCTTCTGTTCCGGCATTGAAAACTATTCACGTCATCTAACCTTTCGAGAAGAGGGTGCGATGCCTTACACCTTACTCGATTATTTCCCTGATGACTTTCTCATTATGGCGGACGAGTCGCATGTGATGCTTCCGCAAATTCGCGGCATGTACAATGGGGACAGGGCGCGTAAGCAGGTACTTGTCGATCATGGATTCCGACTCCCTTCTGCTCTCGACAACCGTCCACTGACTTTTGGGGAATTTGAAAAGCATATCAATCTCATCACATATGTTTCTGCCACTCCAGGAAATTATGAACTAGACCATACTGAGAAATTGACCGAGCAAATCATTCGTCCGACTGGACTACTTGACCCTGAAATCGAGATCCGTCCGATTCATGGTCAAATAGATGATTTAGTTGGTGAGATTAACAAGCGCAGTGAACGGAACGAACGGGTGCTTGTTACTACGCTAACGAAAAGGATGTCCGAGGATCTTTCTGACTATCTGAAGGATTTAGGAATAAAAGTAGCCTACCTGCATTCGGAAATTAAAACATTTGAGCGGATTGAAATTATTAGAGACCTAAGGCTCGGTAAATATGACGTTCTTGTGGGAATCAACCTTTTAAGGGAAGGTCTGGATATTCCTGAGGTTTCATTGGTCACCATATTAGATGCCGATAAAGAAGGTTTCTTACGTTCCGATCGTTCACTTATCCAGACAATTGGACGAGCTGCACGTAACCAAAATGGAATTGTTATTATGTACGCAGATAAGACAACGAAATCGATGCAATATGCCATCGATGAGACCTATCGCCGCCGCGAAAAGCAAATTGCTTATAATGAGAAACATGGCATTACGCCAAAAACAATCAATAAACAAATTCGCGATGTCATTCAAGTAACGAAGGTTGCAGAAGATAGTACGACATATGGAACAGAGAAAAAACCTTCAGAAATGTCGAAAAAAGAACGCGGCGAATTGGTTGATAATTTAGAAACAGAAATGAAACAGGCAGCTAAGGATCTCGACTTCGAAAGAGCAGCCGAGCTTCGCGACATTGTTTTGGAATTAAAAGCGGAAGGATGA